The Chryseobacterium geocarposphaerae genome window below encodes:
- a CDS encoding T9SS type A sorting domain-containing protein — MKKLYIGAYFLCTVLSLSAQEVLWQKDIKSTTQDFLSQVTPTVDLQYLITGSSIQSKSLSQAASSQKQNNGYDFHLVKLNQQGEEVWEKYFAGKNHDYLSASLSTQDGGFVLAGTSYSGKGLDKKEDSKGGSDIWLIRINEFGDEVWQKTIGTTSDEEARAVIQTTDLGFFVAGNVQNSAQGYGSKDVLVIKLDKNGKELSQLILGGKGLDEVEKMIPTKDGGVLLGVYSRSSEVRDSGTSSGSEIRGLDSGTATPNPVSRYPKSTNNQGEGDYWIIKLSKEGRVEWEKNYGGTGDDHLRTLAMTTSGFIIGGESRSERSGNKTVGVEEGTDLWLISLNERGEEIWQKSYNFKNRDVLMGMHVILGHNEREKNKDLTKGILLGGYTQAEGRIETDDETFWMLYVDENGNEQWRKHVKGESRKREERLADIKLNRDGSIILAGTSAEELGKENWKIVKLGDQQVDQLIEKQDIRIYPNPVSDYAYVEIGFDFKEADIVMYDMAGRQLQQIKTKNKVTKINTQPLIQGAYLITIKTDDNKTANAKLIKK; from the coding sequence ATGAAAAAACTCTATATCGGTGCATATTTCCTATGCACAGTTCTGAGCCTATCCGCTCAGGAAGTCCTATGGCAGAAAGACATCAAATCCACCACTCAGGATTTTCTAAGCCAGGTGACTCCAACCGTAGATCTTCAGTACTTAATTACCGGAAGCTCCATTCAGTCTAAAAGCCTGTCGCAAGCAGCCAGCAGCCAAAAGCAGAACAACGGTTACGATTTCCATCTCGTAAAACTCAATCAGCAGGGAGAAGAAGTTTGGGAAAAATACTTTGCAGGTAAGAACCACGATTACCTTTCCGCATCCCTTTCTACACAGGACGGAGGCTTTGTTCTTGCAGGAACTTCTTATTCAGGCAAAGGCCTCGATAAAAAAGAAGATTCCAAAGGAGGTTCCGATATCTGGCTTATCAGAATCAATGAATTCGGAGATGAAGTATGGCAGAAAACCATTGGAACAACATCCGATGAAGAAGCCAGAGCTGTAATCCAAACCACTGACTTAGGATTCTTTGTCGCAGGAAATGTTCAAAACTCAGCACAAGGTTACGGTTCCAAAGATGTTCTTGTCATTAAACTAGACAAAAACGGAAAAGAGCTCTCCCAACTCATTTTAGGCGGAAAAGGCTTAGACGAAGTAGAAAAAATGATTCCGACAAAAGATGGAGGTGTTTTACTCGGAGTTTATTCCAGAAGTTCCGAGGTTCGAGATTCGGGAACAAGTTCGGGTTCCGAGATTCGTGGTCTAGATTCCGGAACTGCCACCCCGAATCCCGTATCCCGTTACCCTAAATCCACGAATAATCAAGGAGAAGGAGATTATTGGATCATTAAACTCAGCAAAGAAGGCAGAGTAGAATGGGAAAAGAACTATGGAGGAACAGGAGACGATCACTTAAGAACCTTAGCGATGACTACTTCAGGCTTTATCATTGGAGGCGAAAGCCGTTCCGAGAGATCAGGCAATAAAACCGTAGGCGTAGAAGAAGGTACCGACCTTTGGCTCATCTCCTTAAACGAAAGAGGTGAAGAAATCTGGCAGAAATCCTACAACTTTAAAAACAGAGATGTTTTAATGGGAATGCATGTCATCTTAGGCCACAATGAAAGAGAAAAAAATAAAGACCTAACCAAAGGAATATTACTAGGAGGCTATACCCAGGCAGAAGGCAGAATAGAAACCGATGATGAAACCTTCTGGATGCTGTATGTAGATGAAAACGGTAATGAACAGTGGAGAAAACATGTAAAAGGCGAATCCAGAAAAAGAGAAGAAAGACTGGCAGATATTAAGCTGAACAGAGACGGATCCATTATCCTGGCAGGAACCAGTGCAGAAGAACTGGGAAAGGAGAACTGGAAAATTGTAAAACTCGGAGATCAGCAGGTAGATCAATTGATCGAAAAGCAGGATATCAGGATCTATCCGAATCCGGTATCAGACTATGCGTATGTAGAGATTGGATTTGATTTCAAGGAAGCGGATATTGTGATGTATGATATGGCAGGAAGACAGCTTCAACAAATAAAAACCAAGAACAAGGTCACGAAGATCAATACTCAGCCTTTGATCCAGGGAGCTTACCTGATTACGATAAAAACAGACGATAACAAAACTGCGAATGCTAAACTGATTAAGAAATAA
- a CDS encoding Tex family protein, which translates to MNTTRYIQQTLNISEKNINATLELLAEDCTIPFISRYRKDKTGNLDETQIEQVSKLSKQFEEILKRKESILKSIEEQNALSPELKQRIEESFDIQELEDLYLPFKKRKKTKADAAKEKGLEPLAKIIMSQKNNDALFLASKYINDQVPSEEEALQGAKDIMAEWINENMYVRKKLRRMFQRKAVVTSKVVKAKKDEEDAQKFAQYFEWEENLSRIPSHRLLAMLRAETEGFVKINVGIDKEEAIDFIENALIKSSNETTEQISLAIKDSYKRLLEPAISNETLQEAKEKADKKAIEIFSENLTQLLLAPPLGEKRILAIDPGYKSGCKVVCLDEKGDLLHNETIYPHAPQNESGMAMKKIRSMVNAYHIEAISIGNGTASRETEFFIKKIAFDKPLQVFVVSEAGASVYSASKIARDEFPTYDVTVRGSVSIGRRLADPLAELVKIDPKSIGVGQYQHDVDQTQLKNELDSTVMKCVNSVGINLNTASKSLLSYVSGIGEKMAENIVNYRTENGAFEDRKQLKKVPRLGEKAFQQAAAFVRIHNAKNPLDNSAVHPEAYGIVEKMAKDLGIKTHELIANKEKIALVYPEKYITEDIGILSIKDILKELEKPGLDPRKAAKVFEFDPNVKSIKDLRTGMILPGIVNNITAFGCFVDLGIKESGLVHISQLKDGFVSDVNEVVKLHQHVQVKVTDVDEARKRVQLSMIL; encoded by the coding sequence ATGAACACGACACGCTATATACAGCAAACACTCAATATATCCGAAAAAAACATCAATGCCACTTTAGAATTATTAGCAGAAGACTGCACCATTCCGTTTATTTCGCGTTACCGGAAAGATAAGACCGGAAACTTGGATGAAACGCAGATCGAACAGGTTTCAAAGCTTAGCAAACAGTTTGAAGAAATTCTTAAAAGAAAGGAAAGCATTTTAAAATCTATTGAAGAACAAAATGCCCTGTCTCCCGAACTGAAGCAGAGAATAGAAGAAAGTTTCGATATTCAGGAGCTTGAAGACCTGTATCTGCCTTTTAAGAAAAGAAAGAAAACCAAAGCTGATGCCGCAAAGGAAAAAGGACTGGAACCTTTAGCCAAAATCATCATGAGTCAAAAAAACAATGATGCATTGTTTTTGGCTTCAAAATACATCAATGATCAGGTTCCTTCTGAAGAGGAAGCTTTGCAGGGGGCAAAAGACATCATGGCAGAATGGATCAACGAAAATATGTATGTCAGAAAAAAGCTTCGCCGGATGTTCCAGAGAAAAGCTGTGGTAACTTCAAAAGTCGTAAAAGCAAAAAAGGATGAAGAAGATGCTCAGAAATTCGCCCAGTACTTCGAATGGGAAGAAAACCTCAGCAGAATCCCTTCTCACCGATTGTTGGCTATGCTTAGAGCAGAAACAGAAGGCTTTGTCAAAATAAATGTAGGAATTGATAAAGAAGAAGCGATCGATTTTATTGAAAATGCCCTAATTAAATCCAGTAACGAAACGACTGAACAGATTTCATTAGCGATCAAAGACAGTTATAAAAGATTATTGGAACCTGCAATTTCCAATGAAACACTGCAGGAAGCCAAGGAAAAGGCAGATAAAAAAGCCATCGAGATCTTTTCGGAGAACTTGACACAATTGCTACTGGCACCACCATTAGGAGAAAAAAGGATTCTCGCCATTGATCCTGGATATAAAAGCGGCTGTAAAGTAGTCTGTCTGGATGAAAAAGGAGATCTTCTTCATAATGAAACTATTTATCCTCACGCTCCCCAGAATGAAAGCGGAATGGCGATGAAAAAGATCCGTTCCATGGTAAACGCCTATCATATTGAAGCGATCTCGATCGGAAACGGAACTGCAAGCCGCGAAACCGAATTTTTTATTAAAAAAATTGCGTTTGATAAACCGTTACAGGTTTTTGTGGTTTCGGAAGCCGGAGCCTCGGTATATTCTGCAAGTAAAATCGCAAGGGACGAATTTCCCACTTATGATGTGACCGTTCGTGGTTCTGTTTCCATCGGGAGGAGACTGGCTGATCCGTTGGCAGAGCTTGTAAAGATTGATCCGAAATCTATCGGAGTCGGACAGTATCAGCACGACGTAGACCAGACTCAACTGAAAAACGAATTGGATTCTACGGTTATGAAATGCGTAAACTCTGTGGGGATTAACCTGAATACTGCAAGTAAGTCATTATTAAGTTATGTCTCAGGAATCGGAGAAAAGATGGCTGAAAACATCGTTAACTATCGTACGGAAAACGGTGCCTTTGAAGACAGGAAACAGCTTAAAAAAGTTCCTAGATTAGGAGAAAAGGCATTTCAGCAGGCGGCAGCATTTGTGAGAATTCATAATGCTAAAAATCCGCTGGATAATTCTGCCGTGCATCCTGAAGCCTACGGAATTGTTGAAAAAATGGCTAAAGATCTGGGAATTAAAACACATGAACTTATTGCAAATAAGGAAAAGATTGCTTTAGTATATCCTGAAAAATATATTACGGAAGATATCGGAATCCTGAGTATTAAAGACATTCTTAAAGAGCTTGAAAAACCGGGATTAGACCCGAGAAAAGCAGCCAAAGTCTTTGAATTTGATCCGAATGTTAAAAGTATTAAAGATCTGAGAACCGGAATGATCTTACCGGGAATCGTAAATAATATTACGGCTTTCGGCTGTTTCGTAGATTTAGGAATTAAAGAAAGCGGGCTGGTTCATATCTCCCAGCTGAAAGACGGGTTTGTTTCGGATGTTAACGAGGTGGTAAAACTGCATCAGCATGTCCAGGTAAAAGTAACAGATGTGGATGAAGCAAGAAAAAGAGTGCAGCTGAGTATGATACTATAA
- a CDS encoding RDD family protein — protein sequence MKISEIKERKIIHRPTLDFDEDGKRIYHAYEYYLPYNPSFKNSETQRLFAKWIDMAIFSLIFYLLFNKILIASILLSIPCVIIFGAITEFYFGTTLGKKIFRMKVIDDEGNYPSFLKSISRNILCLANFYPVFSERTTKTVAMGTRTGTVMNFSMHMNNKICKTYIVKESKIEEIRSLLDVELPKNNERLID from the coding sequence GTGAAAATATCAGAAATTAAAGAAAGAAAAATCATCCACAGACCTACTTTGGATTTTGACGAAGACGGGAAGAGAATCTATCACGCCTATGAATATTACTTGCCCTATAATCCTAGTTTTAAAAATAGTGAAACTCAAAGACTCTTCGCCAAATGGATTGATATGGCTATCTTTTCTTTAATTTTTTATTTGTTATTCAACAAAATACTTATTGCCAGTATTCTGCTTTCAATACCTTGCGTTATTATTTTCGGTGCTATAACTGAGTTTTATTTCGGTACTACTTTAGGAAAGAAAATATTCAGGATGAAAGTCATTGATGATGAAGGGAATTACCCAAGCTTTTTAAAATCAATATCAAGAAATATTTTGTGTCTGGCCAATTTCTATCCTGTTTTTTCAGAACGCACTACTAAAACAGTTGCAATGGGAACCAGAACCGGAACTGTAATGAACTTCAGTATGCATATGAATAACAAAATCTGTAAAACATATATAGTAAAAGAAAGTAAAATAGAAGAAATCAGGAGTCTCTTGGATGTAGAACTTCCTAAAAACAATGAGCGACTTATTGATTAA
- a CDS encoding histone H1: protein MKELIEKINAEFETFTTEANQQAEKGNKAAGTRARKAALELSKLFKDFRKVSVEESKK, encoded by the coding sequence ATGAAAGAACTAATTGAAAAAATCAACGCAGAATTCGAAACTTTTACAACTGAAGCTAACCAACAAGCTGAGAAAGGAAACAAGGCAGCTGGGACTAGAGCTCGTAAAGCAGCTTTGGAATTGAGCAAACTGTTCAAAGATTTCAGAAAAGTTTCTGTTGAAGAATCTAAAAAATAA
- a CDS encoding DUF488 family protein, N3 subclade, giving the protein MDEWNKDLAPSTELRHWLHHDPDLWPEFFRKISAGTA; this is encoded by the coding sequence ATTGATGAATGGAACAAGGATCTTGCTCCCTCCACGGAATTAAGACATTGGCTTCATCATGATCCGGATCTGTGGCCGGAGTTTTTTAGAAAAATATCTGCAGGAACTGCGTAG